In the genome of Paracoccus tegillarcae, one region contains:
- a CDS encoding TIGR02186 family protein — MAWPPRYIALPALLLAMLAAPPLLAQQAGPEASEQEAEAEAQRDMGRATPDSGAAADDFLLYPDPGRPRAVVPENEAEVPEKVVAGLSQDAVSITATFDGSDILIFGAVKRETPIPTDSKLDVVVTVEGPAQPLTIWRKERKLGIWINTERVNIGAAPSFYAVATTGPLDQILLPEWDMRYRISIPLAMRSFAGPVDVADTVPFTQAMIRLREDERVYRQDTGSVTLTEETLFRANIRLPASLIEGDYKTRILLLRNGQVVDVHRAPIEVRKVGLERWLYRLAFDWPLIYGLMSLAVAVLAGWGASTMARWLRRA; from the coding sequence GGCCGGACCGGAGGCATCCGAACAAGAGGCCGAGGCCGAGGCGCAACGCGATATGGGCCGGGCGACGCCTGACAGCGGCGCCGCGGCAGATGACTTTCTGCTATATCCCGATCCGGGCCGACCTCGGGCGGTGGTTCCCGAAAACGAGGCCGAGGTGCCCGAGAAAGTCGTGGCCGGTCTGTCGCAGGATGCGGTTTCGATCACGGCCACTTTCGATGGGTCGGATATCCTGATCTTCGGCGCGGTCAAGCGCGAGACGCCGATCCCAACCGATAGCAAACTGGATGTTGTGGTGACCGTCGAGGGTCCCGCTCAGCCGCTGACCATTTGGCGCAAAGAGCGCAAGCTGGGCATCTGGATCAACACAGAGCGCGTCAATATCGGCGCAGCCCCAAGCTTTTATGCCGTGGCGACGACGGGTCCGCTTGACCAGATTCTGCTGCCGGAATGGGACATGCGCTATCGCATCTCGATCCCCTTAGCGATGCGCAGTTTCGCGGGGCCTGTGGACGTCGCGGATACGGTGCCCTTTACGCAGGCGATGATCCGGTTGCGCGAGGATGAGCGGGTGTACCGGCAGGACACGGGCAGTGTGACACTGACCGAAGAGACGCTGTTCCGCGCCAATATCCGTTTGCCTGCAAGCCTGATCGAAGGCGATTACAAGACCCGGATCCTGCTGTTGCGCAACGGCCAGGTCGTCGATGTTCATCGCGCGCCGATCGAGGTTCGCAAGGTGGGGCTGGAACGCTGGCTCTATCGTCTCGCCTTTGACTGGCCGTTGATCTACGGGCTGATGTCGCTGGCGGTTGCGGTGCTGGCTGGCTGGGGTGCGTCGACAATGGCGCGGTGGTTGCGGCGGGCGTAG